cctgtacaggtgagcgGGGAGGTCAGGCCACACAGCACAGGATTTCTGATAGCCTGGAATCCTTTGCGCTGTTTTGTAACTTTTTCTGATACAaattttcagaatacattttgcCTCTTCGAAAAGAACAAAAAGGCATAATGGGAAAGTATGGGGAAAATATTCTGGCAACAGAAATGCCACTGTGGATTTCACAGTGctgggagaaaggaagagaagccATCAGACTGGTAGATTTAGAGACACTGTCTAGAGACAAGTTCTCACCGAAAGCAAAACCTGCCTTTAGCCTTCCCAGCAAAGGGAGAGGTGCTTTTGACTTTGAAAGACCACCATAATTTTTAAAGACCATGTTGTCTTCACATGTTGAAGTCATACTCCAAAGGGCCACTTTGTGTGACAGGATAAAGGAAACAGCAGGTAGCATTCTCCTGGAATAATACCTAtagagtgtttgtgtgatgttACCTgggtgtcagggctcaggcaaggactcagtcgcagaccacaggAGCGTCGGTTTCCaggcagatttaatgaaatcgCAAGCAAGATCGTAAACGGTtaacaagcagggtcaaaaccagagaggcagtccgagggtaAATCCAGGTACAGGAaaaccggaacaggcagggttgAACACCGAGCCATGCAGGACAGGGACACTCAGAGCAgttatagggcagggctgacgaggggatgggaagcaggtgtgcaggcaggcaggtgagggtgatgaggcaatcaggcgggtggagaccgggcggggagcggggcagggctagaacacaaggaaaacaaaaagcacatggacagggaagaacaaaaacaccacagctagggggcgggagcactgacatcTGGGCAGTTGTGTTAGTTGGCATCCGATTGATCAAACAGGGAAACAAATCGTGCAACATGGAAACATGGCCGCTTTTggatatttcagattttaatgaTCAAAGATTGTCtctcttctttgtttttacccagtcagtttttttttttcacaagctgTCTCTCTATCCTTCCAtatttctcccactctctccttctttccgtgcctcctcctcttttttctgtcttctcttctcctcccaAATTtatttccctttccctttctttcccttcttcTCTGTCCTTCACCCCTAGGGCCACAGCTGACTTGTGGGGGTCACCTGAGCCACCACACTGGAACCTTCGGGTCCCCTGAAGGAGCCGAGCGTAACGTACCCGTTAACTGCTCCTGGACCATCACCGCGCCAGCCCACAAAGTCATAATCCTCAACTTCACCTCCTTCCGCCTCAACGGCTTGTCAGGAGGCATCTGCCGACACTACTATGTCAAGGTAAACTCACCTTACATGATACGAGGGACCTCAAGGTAAATTCACCCggaaaaatgaatacatcagGTAAGGTCACCTGCAGGTACAATTATGTATGATTGCAGGTGTGACCAAATAAAGGTAAACTTACCTAAAGCTGCAGTGCTGCTAGCTACGTGTTTTCGGTTGTCAGTTTCTTACTTATCTTTTGCTTCTCCAAATGCACTGTTCGGTGTTGCAATTCATAACAGCACAGTAATCATTCCCACCACTGATGTATCCTGTCTGAATCACCAGTTTAATCATATTCAGTCTATAGCAACATCCTTCCATGGGATGGGGATGGGGTTAAGGATAGggatggggttatggttagggtttaGGACAGGGTTAGGGAAAGGGATAGGGTTAGACTGTGTTCTTATcagggaggcagtgtgtgtggtgctctGTCAAAAGACAGTattcttttacattacagtttcgCCCACATGAACATATATATGTTCATATAATAATCTTCATTTATACCTGCAAGCGTGTTTGCACACCAaaattcatttgtgtgtttatatcaAAACTGTTCTCAACAAACCTGTGTTTTGCAAATTAGTACGTGTTGATCAAGATCGGTAAATGTGAGTAACTTGGCCCTTTTATACGGTTAAAGTAGATGTGTGTGCCTTTACACAGGTGTGACACCAGAGAGCAAATCATGCTACtgcccagctctctctccctctttccctcccccctctctctctccctctctccatctctttctttccctctatcccccccccccctctctccctctctctctttctctgtctctctctctcttaacctctttctctgtctgtatctatccctctctctccttctctctctctctctctctctctctctctctctccctctctccccccctctctccctctctttctctctctcactgtcagtgTGGTGCAGAGGTGATGCAGCATTTATCTGATAACGCTGTCTCTTGTCTTTCAGATCTTTAATGGAGACAGTGCCAGCTCCTCAGCGGAGCACACATACTGCGGCAGGGCTGTACCCGCTCCCTTTGTCTCCTCCGGAAACCTCCTGATCGTGCGCTTCTTCGCAGACCCAGCTTTCGTGAGCTTCCTGACCGAGTACCTCTCCATCGCTGTCTTCAGCGCCACCTACTGGACGGCAGACAGTAAGACGCCCTCTCCTGTTggttttccctcctttttccaGCCTCTTTCAGTGTGTCAGCTGCAGGGCTGAGCACAGACCCTTTGGGGCTGTACGTGCACTTGCATTGCAAATAGTGCGCTAGCaagctcataaccaaaagatCCACGATAATAACgctaatgtaaaatataatgtcTACAGTTGGTAAAAACATTCTTCAAAATGTATTCCATGTATTATATACAATTTCTGATTTAGCAACAGCTGATGACAGCCATATCTTTTTCAGGTGTTTGTGGAGACAAACATGGACCGTGGTATCTGTTAAGcctaatgatttattttatagaTATAAACTGACTTCTAGTATTCACCTTTAGGAGTTTGTAATCCGTGTAACACAAGACGTTTATTTTCGGATAATTTATTAAAGAGAGTGGTGTGACAGAAATGCGCTGATATACATGGCCACCTTTGAAGCAGGGATATACAGTTCTGATAAACTATCAGTTTAACTGTCACTCCCTATCCCTCCCaatttctctccttccttcccatCTCTTtgccttttgtcattttgtctttcCCCATCCCCATGTCCTTCACTCTTTCTTTACCTattttcttccctccctctctctctctgtttctcctatcccctctttctctctctctctttccctctctcttcaccctcctctctctccctctccctctttcgctctctccttcaccctcctctctctccctccctctctctctccctctctccatcaccctcctctctgtccctctctctccctctctccttcatcctcctctctctctccctctccctctctccttccctccagaGCCCCAGCAGGGTTGTGGGGGTAACCTGACTAACCCCACTGGCGCCTTCGTCTCTCCGGACATAAACCAGGATGGGAAATACGAGCCAAACACCACCTGCCTGTGGACCATCACCGTCCCGCCCAACGCCGTGATAAACATCACCTTCATATCCTTCCAGCTGGATGGCATTTCAGGGCTCCCGTGCATATTTGACTACGTCCAggtaacgcccccccccccccaggtacAGTTACGCAAAGCAGCAGCCACCTGCTGTAGtggtgaggaaggaggagggctcataaccagaaggttgaGAGCTCATTTTCCAAGcgggacactgctgttatacccctGCACATGGCAGTTAATTTGAATTCcgccagtgtagcatagtggtaaggagcaggacttgtaattgaaaggttgccagttcaattccctgcttgggcactgctgtcgtacccttgagcaaggtacttaacccagaattacctcagtaaatattcagctgtgtaaatggctaacatgtaaaaacagtaacctgtgtaagctgctctgctaaatgactgtaaggaattgcctcagtaaatctaCATTGGGATATAACCggataacattaaaaaattgtCAGTTGTTTTGGATAACTTtatctgctaagtaaatgtaatgtgaatgatTAACAATTACATGAGGGTAAATTCACCTGTCGAAATAACTACAAGAAGGCAAAATCAAGGTGAACCCACCTGCAGACACAAATGCAGATTAACATTTTCCTTAATGTTTGTAAAGCTGTGTTTCATTGAAAACTTTATTCGTGTGTGCAGAAGCTGGCCAATGCCTCTCACGAAGATGAACAGGAAgaacaaatttacaaaaacggtgatttaatgatttaatttaaaaaccaaCAAGTAAAAGAAATCAGCAAGAGcacacattcagctgaaaaaaaaaaaaaaacagagcccCCTGCTGTCTAGCTACACCTGTATTAAATGGctttaattagacaggtgtggcttgttaaaCAATGGTTGGTTTTGTTCAAATATTAACAaacaccccacacacatgcacgcacacacacacacacacacacacacacacaattaggCAATGACAAGTAACAACTGAACATTTAACTTTTTCAGATgcaattgaaatgaaacaatctcAAATCTCAATCTCAAtctcatattacattacattattgtcatttagcagacatctTACCCAGAGCTACAGTTTTTACACgctatccatttatgcagctggatatttactgaggcaattcggggttaggtactttgcccaagggtacagcagcagtgccccaggttgggaaatcaaaccagcaaccttttggttacgagccctactACTTATCGCTATGCTACAATAGCGCCGCAGTCATTCagactcccctctctctgcagatcaATGACAGCAGCTCCACACTGGGCACCTTCTGTGGGTGGATCGTGCCTCAGCCTGTCGTCTCCAGCGGTAATGTCCTGACGCTCCGTTTCTCAGCGGACGGCGTGCTGTCCCACCATGGATTCCTTGCCATCTACGAGGCAGTCCACAGTACGAGCCCTTCTCTTACCAGCTCCTTCCTTCTCCAAGCGtcccccccatctccccactctctccccccctcactttctctttctatatctttctctcttcctctccctctccgtctttctctctaccttcactttctctcactttatctctctctctctctctccatatatatatagcagGTTACCCGTCTCAAGACGTATGTTtacatgcttgaaatttgtctCAGTATAAATACTGAAGTTggtgcctatgtatgaatttctttccaaaaacaatttGGTTAAACTGTGAACCGAACAGAACAcaaatagaggaaaaaaaaaaaattatgaggTTGAGCCTAAGAGTCAAGTGACCCACACGGTAACAGTGCAGCAGTAACACCTGTATTTGGTCACCTGTTCAGTGATGATAATTCTGTCACCTTCCACAGGTCGCTCCACAGGACCAGCTCCAGTCACTCTTTCAACGTCGGTCATTTTCTCTACCCTGTTTTTATTACTTCTGCTGTGAGTGATTAAGATACAATAATCAGTAAAGCACTTTCTGTGAAATCTTACTTTCGGGAATTAACAATGTTAGCTTTTCTTTCTAAagttatatatttgtatacagAAGGTTTCAATATTGTGTAATTTGATTGTTAACTGATTGCAGTGTGCTAATGTTAAAGTTacaacttttgtttttatttatttttacttctttttctttttgctttctttttctacttttaCAAATAAAGGAAACCTGCACTCTGAAGGActcagctcttttttttctgttggtgaCTGCAGGCCCCACGTTCATGTTTTGTATGAGTTATCCTAGCATTAGCACTGCAAGGAAGATAatgcacttacatttacatttatttatttagcagacgcttttatccaaagcgacttacaaaagtgcatacagcaagtatagcgacagtacggggacaggatgtgtacagttccacaatgagacagttctcagctgagagcagcatctgtttgaggacacagtacacTTATATGTGGGACTTGTATTGTCTCCACACGAGCCCAAAGATTATACAATCTTCAACaaataaaccataaaaaaacatagcaaatatacagtaaaaatgttcaGACATTACTGTACAGTACGTCCCAGCCCTATTGGAGGATTGCCTCCAAACTCCCTTTTTTGTAAGTGCTCTAAAAGTGTCGTTCAAGGGTTCTTGGACATAGCGAGAGTTAGCGATCGGCTCCCCTGGGGAGGATGCTCAATCCAAGCTGAGCCCCACAGCCTAAAACACGCTCACGGCTGGGCTTTGCCATCAGCTGACCCTGACTGCACAGAGAGCTAAATAAAGATTATATTTATTCAAAGGGAGACTGAACAAATTACCTTTGGAGCTGCCCTTCAAAGCTTTGTTTGAACCCGCATGCACTGTGCTGTCCCTACAATGGTGTcacagtgtaatgtagtgggTCTTTGCAGTGCTGACAGTTACCATGGAGGAAGAACATCTCTGTGTTTAATCCACAGTGCAGGTCCTCAATCTGTGAGACAGTGCACTGTaacggccagcagggggcgcagtgtgtatgtgagtgagggagagcagagacagagaggagggagggagctgggagagggggaggaggaagaggaagagggcagGGCCATGTCTCTCtacacacagctgctgacacTCTGAGCTGCAGACTGATGTGaagactgaactgaacagaggaggagagaacaaactgagacagaaagagagaaagagaaggagagatactCTGTAAGGGAAAGGACTGGAGGCACTAGGAATAACTGGGAGTAACTGGGAGCCAGAGCTCAGCATGAGGAACCTCCTTATCGTCACCTTCTGTCTAATAGGTGAGTTCTGTCTGACCACAACACTACTACACTCAACATACTTCACTCAGTATTATAGAGTACTCAACCCATTTCACTCAACACTGAGACTGAACAGAGTTACCCTCAACACTGTATTACTGAGCATAGTTACTGTACTGATACTGTACATTCAACACTGCTTTTTGGAGCACTTGATGCAATTCAATCAGTGTAttctttaacatttttatatttaacattggGTTGGTGTAAAATGATGCACTTGACACATTTAACTCAATGCTTTATTACTGAGCACCGTTACACTGAACACTGTATGAACACTGACACgtgtaaaatgtattactgaACAATTTTACAGTGTCTCTCAGTACAAGGTGCTTTATCTCTGTCACTcctctttgtgtgtttatgatatttatattttaagagTTAAAGAGCTTTAATAATTACAGTGTATGTTCTTATCTTTTTTCTAACAGCTGTGAGGCGTGCACACTCAGGAAAGACCATCACGGCGACAGGGCATGAAGGaggaaatgttgaaataaagtgTTCGTATTTAACAGGATATGAAAAGAGTTTAAAATATCTCTGCAACGGGGAATGTGAGTGGCCGAATAAAAACATCCAAATTGAAACTGAACAAGGCCAGATTAGGGCACGAAAAGGGAGATTTTCTCTGTATGATGACAGAACAGCGAGAGTCTTCGCTGTGACCATCACTGGACTGACCCTGGAGGATGCTGGGACATACTGGTGTGGAATCAGAGGTCTGCTAATTGATGTCTTCACCGAAGTTGACCTTATCGTTAAAAGAGGTAAGTGTCAGTCATCCTGGATGCCAGCAACACTAAAACAATTTAAGCATTAAAACAGAACTGTCTCAAAAGAGTtaaacactgtaacacactaGACAGAGAAATTCTGCCAAAAACCACACAATGCCTTAATAAATGCAGAATGACCAAACAGTTGTGTGCAATAGCTGCAATGTAATCCCAAACAAATATGTTGTGCATGCAtatcaatatgcattttatgcttttaatttaataaaggtGTTTTGAGAAGTCTAATTATCTAGATTTTGTACAATACACATTTGTGCAATGGTAAAAACTCGAGTTTTTAAAACTGTTGCTGTAATTCATGTAATTCACAATTTAAGTAACCTTTATCACTCGTGGTTTTAAAATGCTAACAGCTGCAAATTTTAACTAACACTGCagagctgtttctctgtcctgATGCATGGAAATGTCGCACTCGAGTAAAGAGGAAATACAGAAGCGTGTGTCAGCAGTAAGAGGATGTACATTTCATGCTG
This genomic stretch from Megalops cyprinoides isolate fMegCyp1 chromosome 1, fMegCyp1.pri, whole genome shotgun sequence harbors:
- the LOC118773214 gene encoding CMRF35-like molecule 5, producing the protein MRNLLIVTFCLIAVRRAHSGKTITATGHEGGNVEIKCSYLTGYEKSLKYLCNGECEWPNKNIQIETEQGQIRARKGRFSLYDDRTARVFAVTITGLTLEDAGTYWCGIRGLLIDVFTEVDLIVKRDSTAAPLPPEEDAAHTESGSRYSSDSELRMMCLRTKD